The following are from one region of the Nicotiana tomentosiformis chromosome 7, ASM39032v3, whole genome shotgun sequence genome:
- the LOC104094172 gene encoding ethylene-responsive transcription factor 3: MRRGRAATAQAPAPVAGEPNGSGGSKEIRFRGVRKRPWGRFAAEIRDPWKKTRVWLGTFDSAEDAARAYDAAARALRGPKAKTNFSLPYAHHHQFNQGLNPNNDPFVDSRFYPQDNPIISQRPTSSSMSSTVESFSRPRPPPAPRQQTTASSRKYPRSPPVLPDDCHSDCDSSSSVVDDGDCEKDNDNDNDNIASSSFRKPLPFDLNLLPPMDDAGTDDLHCTALCL, from the coding sequence ATGCGGAGAGGTAGAGCAGCGACGGCACAGGCACCGGCACCGGTAGCCGGAGAACCAAACGGATCTGGAGGATCTAAAGAGATAAGGTTCCGTGGAGTCCGAAAAAGACCATGGGGAAGATTTGCGGCGGAGATCAGAGACCCTTGGAAGAAAACTAGGGTTTGGTTAGGTACTTTCGATTCTGCTGAGGATGCCGCGCGTGCTTATGACGCCGCAGCGCGTGCACTTCGCGGTCCTAAAGCCAAAACTAATTTCTCTTTACCTTATGCTCATCATCACCAGTTCAATCAAGGGCTTAACCCTAATAACGATCCGTTTGTGGATTCCCGATTTTACCCTCAGGATAATCCGATTATTTCACAGAGACCTACCTCGAGCTCCATGAGTAGTACGGTGGAGTCCTTCAGTAGACCTCGACCGCCGCCGGCGCCGCGGCAGCAGACGACAGCGTCTTCCAGAAAGTATCCGCGGTCGCCGCCCGTCCTGCCGGATGATTGCCATAGCGACTGTGACTCGTCGTCTTCCGTCGTTGACGACGGCGACTGTGAAAAAGACAATGACAATGACAATGACAACATCGCTTCTTCGTCTTTCAGAAAGCCGTTGCCTTTCGATCTAAACTTACTTCCGCCGATGGATGACGCCGGCACCGACGATCTTCACTGCACAGCGCTATGTCTTTGA